The following proteins come from a genomic window of Bradyrhizobium paxllaeri:
- the nodU gene encoding nodulation protein NodU produces the protein MRICGIKLTHDGAIALVEDGRLVFCIEQEKRSNNPRYQTIDNLDAVVVALAEHGLDPRDVDQFVIDGWDGQVESQFQVLSGVAPITLKGAPYVERNANGLLTSRDGFNLMLDGRVFPYKSYPHVTGHVASAYCTSPFAKAGQPAFCLVWDGCIFPRLYYVEPRGVRFIECLFPIIGHAYAVAGHHFGPYRQASRTSWDLGVAGKLMAYIALGSVDEGIVAMFQELYEERFAGDTEHARRHRAKVNSEEASLEAMHDFFDASELRLKDKLPEDVLASFHCFLERLLIRQMASALERHSCFPGPRNLCIAGGCGLNIKWNSALRAADLFDDVWVPPFPNDSGSAIGAACSAMAAAKGFVPLQWSVYSGPALIPSDVSSEWKAAPCSMRELATILASNKPVVFLAGRAELGPRALGGRSILAAATSPAMKDHLNDIKLRELFRPVAPICLEDRAPEIFSPGTPDPYMLFDHQTRAEWWNKVPAIIHLDGSARLQTVPRTSPHKIAELLIEYEELTGIPLLCNTSANHHGRGFFPDAAAACQWGRVEHIWCDGLLWTKTAVSERSPAERLVSV, from the coding sequence ATGCGCATCTGCGGCATCAAGCTGACGCATGACGGGGCGATTGCTCTGGTTGAGGACGGACGGCTGGTCTTTTGCATCGAGCAGGAGAAACGGAGCAACAATCCGCGGTATCAAACCATCGACAATCTTGACGCAGTTGTTGTCGCTTTAGCGGAGCATGGTCTGGATCCGCGGGATGTTGATCAGTTCGTCATCGACGGCTGGGACGGGCAGGTCGAGTCGCAATTCCAAGTCCTCAGCGGGGTCGCGCCTATCACTCTCAAAGGGGCGCCGTATGTTGAACGGAATGCCAATGGCCTTCTCACGTCGCGCGACGGCTTTAACCTGATGCTCGACGGCCGGGTCTTTCCTTATAAAAGCTATCCGCACGTCACAGGCCATGTTGCCTCCGCATACTGCACGAGTCCTTTTGCCAAAGCCGGACAACCCGCCTTCTGCCTGGTATGGGACGGCTGCATCTTTCCACGTCTCTACTACGTAGAACCCCGCGGCGTGCGGTTCATCGAATGCCTGTTTCCGATCATAGGCCATGCTTATGCTGTCGCGGGCCATCACTTCGGACCTTATAGGCAGGCGAGCCGTACTAGCTGGGACCTAGGTGTTGCGGGCAAGCTGATGGCCTATATCGCGCTCGGGTCAGTTGATGAAGGCATTGTGGCGATGTTTCAGGAGCTCTACGAGGAGCGCTTTGCGGGCGACACGGAGCATGCTCGTCGTCATCGTGCGAAGGTCAATAGCGAGGAGGCCTCACTGGAGGCTATGCACGACTTCTTCGACGCGAGCGAGCTCCGATTGAAAGATAAGCTACCCGAAGATGTACTTGCATCGTTTCATTGTTTCCTCGAGCGTCTCCTTATCCGCCAAATGGCCAGTGCTTTGGAGCGGCATTCGTGTTTTCCGGGGCCGCGCAATTTGTGCATAGCCGGTGGCTGCGGTCTCAATATCAAATGGAACAGTGCATTACGTGCGGCTGACCTGTTCGATGATGTCTGGGTGCCGCCTTTTCCGAATGACAGCGGCTCGGCAATCGGTGCCGCTTGCTCCGCAATGGCAGCGGCCAAGGGCTTCGTGCCGCTGCAATGGTCGGTCTACAGTGGACCGGCACTAATACCCAGCGATGTGTCGTCCGAATGGAAGGCTGCGCCATGCAGTATGCGTGAACTTGCGACCATCCTCGCGAGCAACAAGCCCGTGGTTTTTCTCGCCGGTCGCGCGGAGCTTGGACCGCGAGCATTGGGTGGCAGAAGCATTCTGGCAGCCGCGACTTCGCCGGCAATGAAGGATCATCTCAACGACATCAAGCTCCGCGAACTCTTTCGGCCAGTCGCGCCGATATGCCTGGAGGATCGTGCGCCGGAAATTTTCAGTCCCGGAACGCCGGATCCTTACATGCTTTTCGATCACCAGACACGGGCAGAATGGTGGAACAAAGTCCCCGCTATTATACACCTGGACGGATCTGCGCGTTTGCAGACCGTTCCCAGAACCTCTCCGCACAAAATCGCGGAGCTCCTCATCGAATATGAAGAACTCACGGGCATTCCGCTGCTGTGCAATACGAGTGCCAACCACCATGGACGTGGGTTTTTTCCGGATGCCGCAGCAGCATGCCAGTGGGGACGCGTTGAACACATATGGTGCGACGGCCTGCTATGGACCAAAACGGCCGTAAGTGAACGATCGCCGGCCGAACGCCTTGTTTCGGTCTAA
- the nodS gene encoding nodulation methyltransferase NodS: MSRNKKYQSLDLELASDDPWRLDGNPFERERHTQMLRLSLAQGVITHGLEVGCAAGAFTEKLAPHCQRLTVVDVMPRAIGRACQRTKRWSHIKWIASDIQEFSTPELFDLIVVAEVLYYLDDLTEIRAAIRNLVQMLAPGGRLLFGSARDAACRRWGHAAGAEAVITMLNETLIEVERVHCQGESTNEDCLLVYFRNPVRVSIKSNC, from the coding sequence GTGAGCCGGAACAAGAAATATCAATCGTTAGATCTCGAATTGGCGAGCGACGATCCGTGGCGACTCGACGGTAATCCGTTCGAGCGGGAGCGTCACACACAAATGCTCCGGCTGTCGCTTGCCCAAGGGGTTATTACACATGGTCTGGAAGTCGGGTGCGCAGCCGGCGCATTCACAGAAAAACTGGCACCCCACTGTCAACGGCTCACGGTGGTTGATGTTATGCCGCGAGCGATCGGTCGAGCGTGCCAACGGACGAAGAGGTGGTCGCACATCAAGTGGATAGCTTCCGATATCCAAGAGTTCTCGACCCCAGAGCTGTTCGATCTGATCGTCGTGGCGGAAGTTCTCTACTACCTCGACGACTTAACTGAGATACGCGCGGCCATCCGCAATCTGGTGCAGATGCTTGCGCCAGGTGGGCGTCTGCTCTTTGGATCGGCGCGTGATGCCGCGTGCAGGCGTTGGGGGCACGCTGCTGGTGCCGAGGCGGTCATCACCATGCTCAATGAAACGTTGATCGAGGTCGAGCGCGTACACTGCCAGGGCGAATCGACTAACGAAGACTGCTTGCTCGTCTACTTTCGGAATCCAGTTCGAGTGTCCATTAAATCCAATTGCTGA
- the nodC gene encoding chitooligosaccharide synthase NodC yields MNLLATTSTVAISLYALLSTFYKSAQVLYALPTNVSSASDDVVVSDALPSVDVIVPCFNEDPRTLSACLISIAGQDYGGKLQVYVVDDGSGNLEAVAPVHHAYADDPRFSFILLRKNVGKRKAQIAAIRRSSGDLVLNVDSDTILAADVVTKLVRKMQDPAIGAAMGQLTASNRNDTWLTRLIDMEYWLACNEERAAQARFGAVMCCCGPCAMYRRSALLLLLDQYETQFFRGKPSDFGEDRHLTILMLKAGFRTEYVPDAVAATVVPDRLRPYLRQQLRWARSTFRDTFLALRLLPELDRYLTLDVVGQNLGPLLLAVSALAALAQLAITATVPWWTGLIIASMTVVRCSVAAFRARELRFLGFSLHTLINIFLLLPVKAYALCTLSNSDWLSRKSSNLSNEGETQVVIPNPMAGPNANGGSVIAGSVRKDLSRRSSSFVASNSICSGK; encoded by the coding sequence ATGAATCTTCTTGCTACGACCAGCACTGTCGCTATTTCATTGTATGCGCTGCTCTCGACTTTCTATAAAAGCGCTCAGGTGCTTTATGCTCTGCCGACAAACGTTTCGTCGGCTTCGGATGACGTGGTCGTCTCCGACGCTTTGCCGAGCGTGGATGTCATCGTCCCCTGCTTCAACGAGGACCCGCGCACGCTATCGGCGTGTCTGATATCCATTGCAGGCCAAGATTACGGCGGGAAACTGCAAGTCTATGTGGTTGATGACGGTTCCGGAAATCTCGAAGCTGTAGCACCCGTTCACCACGCCTACGCCGACGACCCGAGGTTTAGCTTTATTCTTCTGCGAAAGAATGTCGGAAAGCGGAAGGCGCAGATCGCTGCGATACGCAGGTCGTCTGGAGATTTGGTGCTCAACGTCGATTCGGACACGATACTCGCCGCCGATGTAGTCACGAAACTTGTACGAAAGATGCAGGATCCGGCGATCGGGGCGGCCATGGGTCAGTTGACGGCGAGTAACCGAAACGACACCTGGTTAACCCGGTTGATCGACATGGAGTACTGGTTGGCTTGCAACGAAGAGCGCGCGGCACAGGCTCGCTTCGGCGCCGTTATGTGCTGTTGCGGCCCATGTGCCATGTACCGCCGTTCCGCGCTCCTTTTGCTGCTAGATCAGTACGAGACGCAGTTTTTTCGCGGAAAGCCAAGCGACTTCGGTGAGGATCGCCACCTCACGATCCTCATGTTGAAAGCAGGATTTCGAACGGAGTACGTTCCCGACGCCGTCGCGGCAACAGTGGTTCCGGATAGGCTAAGGCCGTATCTGCGTCAACAACTCCGTTGGGCACGCAGCACTTTCCGTGACACCTTCCTTGCGCTGCGCCTGTTACCCGAACTGGATCGCTATCTAACGCTAGATGTAGTCGGACAGAATCTCGGCCCGCTACTTCTCGCCGTTTCAGCGCTAGCGGCGCTCGCGCAGCTCGCAATCACAGCCACAGTACCGTGGTGGACAGGACTGATTATCGCATCAATGACCGTAGTTCGCTGCAGCGTCGCAGCCTTTCGTGCTCGCGAACTGCGCTTTCTCGGCTTTTCTCTGCACACACTCATCAACATCTTTCTGTTACTCCCCGTGAAAGCCTATGCACTGTGCACATTGAGCAATAGCGATTGGCTGTCGCGCAAGTCTTCAAACTTATCAAACGAGGGTGAAACACAGGTCGTCATCCCAAACCCGATGGCTGGACCAAACGCTAATGGAGGTTCGGTCATTGCTGGGTCAGTTCGCAAGGATCTTTCGCGCCGGTCTTCGAGTTTCGTGGCGTCGAACAGTATTTGCAGCGGCAAGTGA
- the nodB gene encoding chitooligosaccharide deacetylase NodB produces the protein MTYLERLCEVRSEYADRTEDRGVYLTFDDGPHPLCTPDVLDVLAEHRVPATFFVIGAYAADQPKLIRRMIAEGHEVANHTMTHPDLSRCELTEVQYEIRAASRVIKMACPQAQLRHMRAPYGMWSEEVLTTSARTGLAALHWSVDPRDWSRPGVNAIVDAVLASVRAGAIVLLHDGCPPEELGRATHARVRDQTVLALSHLIPALHGRGFSIRSLPQPH, from the coding sequence GTGACATACCTCGAACGCTTATGCGAAGTGCGCAGCGAATACGCTGACCGCACTGAAGATCGCGGCGTCTATCTGACGTTTGACGACGGTCCGCATCCACTGTGCACTCCGGATGTCCTGGATGTGCTCGCGGAACACCGAGTGCCCGCAACGTTCTTCGTCATCGGCGCGTACGCGGCGGACCAGCCGAAACTAATCCGACGAATGATCGCAGAAGGGCACGAGGTCGCAAACCACACGATGACGCATCCGGACCTGTCCAGATGCGAACTCACGGAAGTGCAGTATGAAATACGAGCGGCGAGCAGGGTCATCAAAATGGCGTGCCCCCAGGCCCAGCTGCGGCACATGCGTGCGCCTTATGGGATGTGGAGCGAAGAGGTGCTCACCACGTCGGCGAGGACTGGACTGGCCGCCCTGCACTGGTCGGTAGATCCGCGAGACTGGTCTCGTCCCGGCGTTAACGCGATTGTCGACGCTGTGCTGGCCTCTGTCCGGGCGGGTGCAATCGTGCTCTTGCACGATGGATGTCCTCCCGAGGAGTTAGGACGGGCTACTCATGCTCGTGTTCGCGACCAGACCGTCTTGGCGCTTTCCCACCTGATTCCAGCATTGCATGGCCGCGGATTCTCAATTCGCTCGCTTCCTCAACCTCACTAA